A genomic window from Lotus japonicus ecotype B-129 chromosome 1, LjGifu_v1.2 includes:
- the LOC130730926 gene encoding WAT1-related protein At1g09380, translated as MPAGGGSSLIPFFIMILIQLAYAVMNITSKLAIQSGMNPLILVAYRQIFATISIIPFAYFFEWKILPRMTKRIMVQIFLSSLTGVTGNQVLYFVGLKYSTATIACALTNLLPAFTFVLALIFRQENLRIKKMSGQTKVLGTVLCVSGALLLSFYHGKTIGLGESSIHWSYADKMQGGSSTSSAAGKTNLLLGPIALILSALVWAFWFIIQADMSKNFPVPYTSTGYMCFLASFQCVIIALCFEHRPSAWSLQNAMRLTSSLYAGVICTGLSYCVISWTIERKGPLYVSVFTPMQLVLTAIISWSLLQEKLYVGTAIGSLLIVGGLYAVLWGKSKEVVKKDSTEEPDMEKMQDNEKNDLELQPYLPSNGNHNVVT; from the exons atgcCTGCAGGCGGTGGTAGTAGTCTGATTCCATTCTTCATAATGATTCTGATTCAATTGGCCTATGCAGTCATGAACATTACTTCAAAGCTTGCTATACAATCTGGCATGAACCCTCTCATTCTAGttgcttatcgtcaaatctttGCAACTATCTCCATCATTCCCTTCGCTTATTTCTTCGAATG GAAAATTCTTCCCAGGATGACAAAGCGCATTATGGTGCAGATATTCCTATCTTCTTTAACAGG AGTTACTGGAAACCAGGTTCTGTATTTCGTTGGGCTAAAATATTCAACCGCTACAATTGCATGTGCACTCACCAATTTGCTCCCAGCTTTCACTTTTGTTCTTGCACTCATCTTCAG ACAAGAGAATTTGAGGATCAAGAAAATGTCAGGGCAAACAAAAGTGTTAGGGACAGTTTTGTGTGTGAGTGGAGCCCTGCTATTATCATTTTACCATGGAAAAACCATTGGTTTAGGCGAATCAAGCATTCATTGGAGTTATGCTGACAAAATGCAAGGAGGGTCATCTACCTCCTCCGCCGCCGGAAAAACTAACTTGCTTCTAGGCCCTATCGCCTTGATTTTAAGCGCGCTTGTTTGGGCATTCTGGTTCATAATTCAA GCAGACATGAGCAAGAATTTTCCAGTTCCTTATACAAGCACAGGATACATGTGTTTCTTAGCAAGCTTTCAGTGTGTGATCATTGCCCTGTGTTTTGAACACAGGCCCTCAGCTTGGTCACTCCAAAATGCAATGAGACTTACCTCCTCTCTTTATgct GGAGTAATTTGCACTGGCCTATCATATTGTGTGATTTCATGGACCATTGAAAGGAAAGGTCCTCTTTATGTCTCTGTATTCACCCCCATGCAGCTTGTCCTCACCGCAATTATAAGCTGGTCTTTGCTTCAGGAGAAATTATACGTCGGAAC TGCCATTGGGTCTCTCCTCATAGTTGGTGGGCTCTATGCTGTTTTGTGGGGAAAGAGCAAAGAGGTGGTTAAGAAAGACTCCACTGAAGAGCCAGACATGGAAAAAATGCAGGACAATGAAAAGAATGACCTGGAATTACAACCCTACTTGCCATCCAATGGTAACCATAACGTTGTTACTTAA
- the LOC130730927 gene encoding galactinol synthase 2-like translates to MAPDLTTAATPITTTEQPLATRAFVTFLAGNGDYVKGVVGLAKGLRKVQSIYPLVVAILPDVPEEHRKILLSQGCIVREIVPVYPPKNQTQFAHAYYVINYSKLRIWEFVEYSKMIYLDGDIQVFENIDHLFDMPDNQFYAVKDCFCEPSWRHTKQYSIKYCQQCPDKVDWPSNFGPRPPLYFNAGFFVYEPNLETYHDLLKTCEATTPTSFAEQDFLNMYFRDKYKPIPNVYNLVLAMLWRHPENVQLDKVKVVHYCAFGSKPWRFTGEEENMDRKDIKMLVKKWWDIYEDETLDWNYINPSYTEKVLIDGGGVKNVSAPSAA, encoded by the exons ATGGCCCCTGACTTAACCACCGCTGCTACTCCCATTACCACCACTGAGCAACCCTTAGCCACCCGTGCCTTTGTCACTTTCCTTGCCGGTAACGGTGACTATGTGAAGGGTGTTGTTGGGTTGGCCAAAGGACTGAGGAAGGTTCAGTCAATCTACCCTCTTGTGGTTGCTATTTTGCCTGATGTTCCTGAGGAGCACCGTAAGATCTTGCTCTCTCAAGGTTGCATTGTCAGGGAGATTGTGCCGGTGTACCCGCCGAAGAATCAAACCCAGTTTGCCCATGCCTATTATGTAATCAATTACTCCAAGCTGCGTATTTGGGAG TTTGTGGAGTACAGCAAGATGATCTACCTAGATGGTGACATTCAGGTTTTTGAGAACATTGACCACTTGTTTGACATGCCTGATAACCAATTTTATGCTGTGAAGGACTGTTTCTGTGAGCCCAGTTGGCGCCACACTAAGCAGTACTCAATCAAGTACTGCCAACAATGCCCTGATAAGGTTGACTGGCCCTCTAATTTTGGTCCTAGGCCCCCTCTCTATTTCAATGCTGGGTTTTTTGTTTATGAGCCTAATTTGGAAACTTACCATGATCTCCTCAAAACATGCGAAGCCACCACACCCACTTCCTTTGCTGAACAG gaTTTTCTGAACATGTACTTTAGGGATAAGTACAAGCCTATTCCTAATGTGTACAACCTTGTGCTGGCCATGTTGTGGCGTCATCCTGAGAATGTTCAACTTGACAAAGTTAAAGTTGTTCACTATTGTGCTTTT GGATCAAAGCCTTGGAGGTTCACGGGAGAGGAAGAGAACATGGACAGAAAAGACATCAAGATGCTTGTGAAGAAATGGTGGGATATTTATGAGGATGAGACATTGGATTGGAACTACATTAATCCAAGCTACACGGAGAAGGTGTTGATTGATGGTGGTGGCGTTAAGAATGTGTCTGCTCCATCTGCTGCTTAA
- the LOC130730928 gene encoding uncharacterized protein LOC130730928: protein MGMHEECLESNFRSIEILKEANLKQAAHPRVAQIVNDDEDEDDDNDENIIGASNSSNMDVDIPKSESDMNSVNRPVNGTLPKVAAEADDEWTVVSNRRNKGRKN, encoded by the exons ATGGGTATGCATgaagaatgcttagaaagtaATTTTAGGTCTATTGAGATTCTCAAGGAAGCCAATCTTAAGCAAGCTGCTCATCCTCGTGTAGCACAG ATTGtcaatgatgatgaagatgaagacgaTGATAATGATGAAAACATCATTGGGGCTAGTAACTCTTCAAACATGGATGTGGACATCCCAAAATCTGAATCAGACATGAATTCAGTAAACAGGCCAGTTAATGGGACTCTTCCAAAGGTTGCAGCTGAAGCTGATGATGAATGGACTGTTGTTTCAAACAGGAGAAATAAGGGTAGAAAAAATTAG